A stretch of the Nicotiana tabacum cultivar K326 chromosome 6, ASM71507v2, whole genome shotgun sequence genome encodes the following:
- the LOC142181723 gene encoding secreted RxLR effector protein 161-like, with amino-acid sequence MNKTDDEELKDINGYKRLIGKLIYLIITRPDIYFAVQLLNQFMQHPKQSHLEEAMRVIKYIKKSPGMGIFLNKGALTCVITYCDSDWAACPNTRRLVTGYVIKLGDSLISWKSKKQQTVRRSYAKAEYKSMAAVTAEIIWLVGLLKDLNVRIQEPVAVYTDSKEAMQIAANLVYHERTKHIEINCHFVREKIKEGLIAPDYMPTKEQIADIMTKGLGVSQHHLLLSKLGVLDVFHPPV; translated from the coding sequence ATGAACAAGACAGATGATGAGGAACTGAAGGACATCAATGGATATAAGAGATTAATAGGGAAATTGATATACTTGATTATAACCAGGCCGGACATCTACTTTGCAGTACAGTTGCTGAATCAATTCATGCAACATCCAAAACAGTCTCACCTGGAAGAAGCCATGAGAGTTATCAAATATATCAAGAAGTCACCAGGCATGGGTATATTTTTGAATAAAGGAGCACTAACATGTGTAATTACCTATTGTGATTCAGATTGGGCAGCATGCCCAAACACAAGAAGGTTAGTGACTGGCTATGTGATCAAGTTGGGTGATTCATTAATTTCATGGAAGTCTAAGAAACAACAAACAGTAAGAAGAAGTTATGCAAAGGCAGAATACAAAAGTATGGCAGCAGTCACTGCAGAAATTATTTGGCTAGTAGGACTGTTAAAGGATCTCAATGTAAGAATACAGGAACCTGTGGCAGTATACACGGATAGTAAAGAAGCAATGCAGATAGCAGCTAACCTAGTCTATCATGAAAGGACCAAGCACATAGAAATAAACTGTCATTTTGTGAGGGAGAAAATTAAAGAAGGACTGATCGCACCTGACTATATGCCCACCAAGGAGCAAATTGCAGATATTATGACCAAAGGATTAGGTGTAAGCCAACACCATCTTTTATTGTCCAAGCTAGGAGTATTAGATGTATTTCACCCTCCAGTTTGA